In the genome of Bacillus sp. S3, one region contains:
- a CDS encoding sensor histidine kinase codes for MATKWKSRLTIALTAFLFTFGLSGILAFFIHGSNFIHRDYFHTPDFQMQLDEFKGYLGSFELYDIPIEEAKKEIKVTKADITEHRYRYGNLQDQISNLKMQYEERIQRSFDDGNKEAADAYTAERDAKIEDITKNFESDEYVEPKVAKEKEKRIEEYYKKREDYRSMYLEYKEAFRYYVKNNATGKLYTNLKDTDEDILNKEFNTKNALYVTNISISRNEAINLGVPGYEEIEESIIPKTIGAYKGQIAVMATPSTSNYITENYRNYQQTQMLLFIYSLAGLLAFIVSLIILKKSQAIPSAVEKWRPYFNKIPIDVRMVFLIIVVIGAFIAIYVVSDQIIYVLENPYFGVEISTALLIGSLISALLFVQWNYFLAEIKDLPSLKKQAEKAIFNKVFKKMRMLLQKSKESLAEAFLKQSTGTQLFILLTIVFGLGLAAIIIAIHPVFILFYLLLLGVIGIPMVIMLVKRIGYFNRIVEKTNELAAGKLGDNLPVTGKSVLAALADNINQLKQGVRTSQNEQAKSERLKTELITNVSHDLRTPLTSIITYTELLKTADVSGDERTAYLEIIDRKSKRLKVLIDDLFEVSKMASGNIELKKEKVDLVQLLQQALAEHDDTINASSLQFRVTKPEKPVYSFVDGQKLWRVFDNLIGNILKYSLAHSRVYITVSTVDGKASITFKNVSKYELNENSEELFERFKRGDTSRHTEGSGLGLAIAQSIVDLHEGRLEISTDGDLFKVQISLMLVE; via the coding sequence TTGGCTACAAAATGGAAAAGTAGATTAACAATCGCATTGACGGCATTTCTGTTTACCTTTGGCTTAAGCGGAATCTTGGCTTTTTTCATCCATGGAAGCAATTTTATCCATCGTGATTATTTCCATACACCTGATTTCCAAATGCAGCTTGATGAATTCAAAGGTTATTTAGGTTCGTTTGAACTGTATGATATACCTATTGAGGAAGCAAAGAAGGAAATAAAGGTGACAAAGGCTGATATTACAGAGCATCGTTATCGCTATGGTAATCTCCAAGATCAAATCAGCAATTTAAAGATGCAATATGAAGAACGTATTCAGCGGTCTTTTGATGATGGGAACAAAGAGGCGGCCGATGCTTATACTGCCGAAAGGGATGCAAAAATTGAAGATATCACAAAGAATTTTGAAAGTGATGAGTATGTTGAGCCCAAGGTTGCAAAAGAAAAAGAGAAACGAATAGAAGAATACTATAAAAAAAGAGAAGACTATCGGTCAATGTATCTAGAGTACAAAGAAGCCTTTCGTTATTATGTTAAGAATAACGCTACAGGTAAACTCTATACAAATCTAAAAGATACAGATGAAGATATATTAAATAAAGAATTTAATACGAAAAATGCACTTTATGTGACGAATATATCCATATCAAGAAATGAAGCCATAAATCTTGGGGTTCCAGGGTATGAGGAAATTGAGGAATCTATTATTCCCAAAACCATAGGAGCGTATAAAGGGCAAATAGCTGTCATGGCAACACCTTCCACAAGTAATTATATCACGGAAAACTATAGGAATTATCAACAGACTCAGATGCTATTATTTATTTATTCTTTGGCGGGTCTACTAGCGTTCATTGTGAGTCTGATAATTTTAAAAAAATCGCAGGCCATACCGTCAGCAGTCGAAAAATGGCGGCCTTATTTTAACAAGATTCCCATTGACGTTAGGATGGTTTTTTTAATCATAGTTGTTATTGGAGCATTTATCGCCATATATGTTGTTAGCGATCAAATCATTTATGTATTAGAAAATCCTTACTTTGGTGTAGAGATAAGTACAGCGTTACTTATCGGTTCGTTAATCTCCGCTCTTTTATTTGTCCAGTGGAATTACTTTTTGGCGGAGATTAAAGATTTGCCAAGCCTTAAAAAGCAAGCAGAAAAAGCAATCTTCAATAAAGTATTTAAGAAAATGAGAATGTTATTACAAAAATCCAAAGAGAGCTTAGCAGAGGCATTCTTAAAACAAAGCACTGGTACGCAATTGTTTATATTGTTAACCATTGTATTTGGCCTAGGGTTAGCGGCGATTATCATTGCGATCCATCCTGTTTTCATTCTTTTTTATCTGCTCCTTTTGGGGGTTATTGGCATACCAATGGTGATCATGCTAGTCAAAAGAATTGGGTATTTTAACCGGATTGTTGAAAAAACGAATGAACTGGCTGCTGGAAAGCTTGGGGATAATTTGCCGGTGACAGGAAAATCGGTGTTGGCCGCACTTGCTGACAATATTAATCAACTAAAGCAAGGAGTAAGAACCTCACAAAACGAGCAGGCAAAGAGTGAGCGGCTGAAGACAGAGTTAATTACAAATGTCAGTCATGATCTAAGGACACCGTTAACCTCTATCATTACATATACGGAGTTGTTAAAAACGGCAGATGTATCAGGTGATGAAAGGACTGCATACCTTGAAATTATTGATCGAAAATCCAAGCGTTTAAAGGTTTTGATTGATGACTTATTTGAAGTATCCAAAATGGCAAGCGGCAATATTGAATTGAAAAAGGAAAAGGTTGACCTTGTCCAGCTATTACAACAGGCACTTGCTGAGCATGACGATACAATCAACGCATCAAGTCTCCAATTTCGAGTAACAAAACCTGAGAAGCCAGTTTACTCTTTCGTAGACGGACAAAAGCTATGGCGTGTTTTTGACAATCTAATTGGTAATATCCTTAAATATTCGCTGGCTCACTCACGCGTTTATATTACGGTATCAACCGTGGACGGAAAGGCATCGATTACCTTTAAAAATGTTTCAAAATATGAACTTAACGAAAATAGTGAGGAATTATTTGAACGGTTTAAGCGCGGCGATACATCCCGGCATACAGAAGGGTCGGGTCTGGGACTAGCCATTGCCCAATCCATTGTAGACCTTCATGAAGGAAGACTTGAGATTTCAACGGATGGCGATTTGTTTAAAGTACAGATTTCTCTAATGCTAGTGGAATAG
- a CDS encoding MerR family transcriptional regulator, whose translation MGNELSYKDKKVITIGVVRELTGLSERQIRYYEERKLIFPERSAGGSRKYSFTDVELLMEIANKIEDGIQTYEIRKQMLKEQKKQSQDDIRRKMIQGQLNAQFGLRKQ comes from the coding sequence ATGGGAAACGAATTGTCTTATAAAGATAAGAAGGTTATAACAATCGGGGTTGTCAGGGAACTCACTGGTCTATCTGAAAGACAAATCCGTTATTATGAAGAAAGGAAATTAATTTTCCCTGAAAGATCAGCTGGCGGCAGCCGGAAATATTCCTTTACCGATGTCGAATTACTTATGGAGATCGCCAACAAAATAGAAGATGGCATTCAAACATATGAAATTAGAAAGCAAATGCTGAAAGAACAAAAGAAACAAAGTCAGGATGATATCCGCCGTAAAATGATCCAAGGACAGCTCAATGCCCAATTCGGATTAAGGAAACAATAA
- a CDS encoding basic amino acid ABC transporter substrate-binding protein, whose protein sequence is MKKIKLVTIFMAVFLLLLSACGTSKTGGGEKKTLRVVTDAAYAPFEYQDKGEIVGFDIDFVKAVAKEAGYEVKFENVGWDPLFVEIEGKTADLAVSSITITPERLESYDFTVPYFLSKNEILVPKGSTIKSAKDLEGKKIAVQNGTTAQTIVENLFGKNYDKLKKFENNNLSILELKNNGVDAVVADNTVVETYVKNNPKDNFEFIEDDDAFEKEFYGLLLPKGSKLKGDLDKAVKKVIDNGTYAKLYKQWFDVEPDIQILKDQQ, encoded by the coding sequence ATGAAGAAAATTAAACTTGTAACCATTTTTATGGCAGTATTTCTCTTGCTTCTATCAGCCTGTGGAACTAGTAAAACCGGAGGAGGAGAAAAGAAGACGTTAAGAGTCGTTACCGATGCTGCCTACGCACCCTTCGAGTATCAGGATAAAGGAGAAATCGTCGGATTTGATATCGATTTCGTCAAGGCAGTGGCAAAGGAAGCAGGCTATGAGGTTAAGTTTGAGAATGTTGGCTGGGACCCACTCTTTGTGGAAATTGAAGGAAAAACTGCTGACCTCGCCGTCTCTTCCATCACGATAACTCCTGAGCGATTAGAATCCTATGACTTCACCGTTCCTTACTTCTTATCAAAAAATGAAATTCTAGTACCAAAAGGCAGTACGATTAAAAGTGCCAAAGATTTAGAAGGTAAGAAGATTGCGGTTCAAAATGGAACCACCGCCCAAACAATCGTAGAAAATCTTTTCGGTAAAAACTACGATAAACTAAAAAAGTTTGAAAATAATAATCTATCAATCTTAGAGCTGAAAAATAATGGTGTAGATGCAGTAGTTGCCGACAACACCGTTGTTGAAACCTATGTAAAAAATAACCCAAAGGATAATTTTGAGTTCATTGAAGATGATGATGCGTTTGAAAAAGAATTCTATGGCTTATTGCTGCCAAAAGGAAGCAAGCTTAAGGGAGATTTAGACAAGGCTGTCAAGAAGGTCATTGATAATGGTACCTATGCCAAGCTTTATAAACAATGGTTTGATGTCGAACCTGACATACAAATTTTAAAAGATCAGCAATAG
- a CDS encoding RNA polymerase sigma factor — protein MVNKIDFSEVYRLYYKRLFHISFSITRDLHLAEDVVQESFIKAMKKVDTIEDEKKMGAWLSVIATRTAIDYVRSERKKKAVLMEQEMLECLGKEMKQNVEEEVEFELLTEQVNHAIGKLTLEYQDVLKLKIGQGLKEHEIASVLNLKPSTVKIRIYRARKKLKLLFLKQICA, from the coding sequence ATGGTGAACAAGATAGATTTTTCAGAGGTATATCGATTGTATTATAAACGGTTGTTCCATATAAGCTTTTCCATCACAAGAGATTTGCACCTGGCAGAGGATGTCGTTCAGGAATCATTTATTAAAGCGATGAAAAAAGTCGATACAATCGAAGACGAGAAGAAAATGGGTGCATGGTTGTCAGTCATTGCCACAAGAACGGCAATCGATTATGTCCGCAGCGAACGGAAAAAAAAGGCGGTTTTGATGGAGCAGGAAATGCTTGAATGCTTAGGAAAAGAAATGAAGCAGAACGTAGAAGAAGAAGTGGAATTCGAGCTTTTAACCGAACAGGTGAATCATGCCATCGGGAAACTTACACTTGAGTATCAAGATGTCCTTAAGCTGAAGATTGGCCAAGGCTTAAAAGAACATGAAATAGCCTCTGTCCTTAATCTAAAGCCAAGCACCGTGAAAATAAGGATTTATAGAGCAAGGAAAAAACTGAAACTACTATTTCTTAAACAAATTTGTGCTTAA
- a CDS encoding ammonium transporter yields MDTLYLMNSIWVIIGAVLVIIMIGGFILLETGSTRMKNAGHIAGKTILTFGISSIMFWAAGFGLIFGKGNPLIGLSDFFYSGYDIDGLSLSGAVFFLSQLAFAGISLTIAFGGFAERAKLSAYLVFAVLFSVIVYPPIAHWIWGGGWLSEHGKQDFAGSTVVHLTGATAALSATILLKPRMGKFNKDGSANNLAGHNQVFTALSVLLLWVGWLGFNAGSTLSVEKAFFGFVAINTNLAAAAGTVAAMMITWIKVGKADMPMMLNGAIAGLVAITASCAFVETWAAVLIGFIAGILGFYSIRFFEKIKIDDPIAALSVHGTAGIWGTLSTGFFATKGLATVGKPGLFYGGGLHQLGVQAMGVITCAAFAFIVSFILLAIMKKAMNGLRVTEEEEMIGLDMSEHGSYGYPELVKSEQKLKAQ; encoded by the coding sequence TTGGATACGTTATATTTAATGAACAGTATTTGGGTTATTATCGGGGCCGTACTTGTTATTATAATGATTGGCGGCTTTATTCTTCTTGAAACAGGCTCAACTAGAATGAAAAATGCTGGGCATATTGCCGGGAAGACAATCCTTACTTTTGGAATTAGCTCAATTATGTTTTGGGCAGCAGGGTTTGGTTTAATTTTCGGCAAAGGAAATCCTTTGATTGGGCTCTCTGATTTCTTTTATTCTGGCTATGACATTGATGGTTTATCATTGTCCGGAGCCGTTTTCTTCTTATCCCAACTAGCATTTGCAGGCATTTCCTTAACGATTGCCTTCGGCGGGTTTGCTGAACGGGCGAAACTTAGTGCCTACCTTGTATTCGCAGTACTTTTCTCTGTTATCGTGTATCCTCCAATCGCGCACTGGATCTGGGGCGGCGGCTGGTTGTCGGAGCATGGGAAACAAGACTTCGCTGGTTCAACGGTTGTTCATTTAACTGGTGCTACGGCGGCGCTCTCAGCTACTATTCTCCTAAAGCCCCGAATGGGCAAATTTAATAAAGACGGTTCTGCCAATAATCTTGCCGGTCATAATCAAGTTTTCACTGCCTTGAGTGTATTGCTGTTATGGGTGGGCTGGCTTGGTTTCAATGCCGGCAGTACTTTATCTGTCGAGAAAGCCTTCTTTGGATTTGTAGCTATTAATACGAACCTCGCTGCCGCAGCCGGAACTGTCGCTGCAATGATGATTACTTGGATAAAAGTTGGCAAAGCCGATATGCCGATGATGTTAAACGGGGCCATTGCAGGTTTAGTTGCCATTACTGCTTCCTGTGCCTTCGTTGAAACATGGGCTGCTGTCCTGATTGGTTTTATCGCTGGTATTCTTGGTTTTTACAGTATCCGCTTCTTTGAGAAAATAAAAATTGATGATCCCATTGCAGCTCTTTCCGTACACGGTACAGCGGGGATATGGGGCACGTTATCAACCGGCTTCTTTGCCACAAAAGGTTTGGCGACGGTCGGAAAGCCTGGTTTATTTTATGGCGGGGGCCTACACCAATTAGGCGTTCAAGCGATGGGTGTCATCACTTGTGCAGCCTTTGCTTTTATTGTCTCCTTCATCCTACTGGCAATAATGAAAAAAGCAATGAATGGTTTACGTGTGACGGAAGAGGAGGAAATGATCGGTCTTGATATGAGTGAACATGGCAGCTATGGATATCCTGAATTGGTGAAAAGTGAGCAAAAGCTGAAGGCTCAATAA
- a CDS encoding response regulator transcription factor: MDQYFVLVVDDEKEIRDAIEIYLKNEGITVLKAKDGIEALEILNEQEVHLIILDIMMPRLDGISATYKIRNKKNIPIIILSAKSEDTDKILGLQVGADDYVTKPFNPMELVARVKSQLRRYVTFGTFEGVKKVINLNGLTLDQEAKEVTVHGEPVKLTPIEYKIVELLMTNAGRVFSINEIYERVWNEPCYNAENTVAVHIRKIREKIEIDAKNPRYLKVVWGIGYKMEK; encoded by the coding sequence ATGGATCAATATTTTGTGCTAGTCGTAGATGATGAAAAGGAAATCCGCGATGCGATTGAGATATATTTAAAAAATGAAGGAATCACCGTGTTAAAGGCTAAGGATGGGATTGAAGCATTAGAAATATTAAATGAGCAGGAGGTTCATTTAATTATCTTAGATATTATGATGCCTAGACTGGACGGAATTTCTGCTACATATAAAATTCGCAATAAGAAAAATATACCAATTATTATTTTGAGTGCAAAAAGTGAGGATACAGATAAAATCCTGGGACTGCAGGTGGGAGCGGATGATTATGTCACAAAACCGTTCAACCCAATGGAGCTTGTAGCCCGCGTGAAATCGCAGCTAAGAAGGTATGTAACGTTTGGTACCTTTGAAGGTGTAAAAAAGGTAATTAACTTAAACGGACTTACTCTTGACCAAGAAGCAAAAGAAGTAACTGTACATGGTGAGCCGGTAAAGCTGACACCGATTGAATATAAAATTGTTGAACTGTTAATGACAAATGCCGGCAGGGTGTTTTCTATCAATGAAATCTATGAAAGGGTCTGGAATGAACCATGCTACAACGCTGAAAATACCGTCGCCGTTCACATCCGAAAGATTCGTGAAAAAATTGAAATCGATGCGAAAAATCCAAGATATTTGAAGGTGGTGTGGGGGATTGGCTACAAAATGGAAAAGTAG
- a CDS encoding DUF3267 domain-containing protein: MDTIKFTTKIPKFNEQTHIELLNDDWKQLKEPKSLTNAMLLSMPFMVINALISMGIIYFFSTFSLKKFSFISGDSFVITIDLGVFVAMVLVIVIHEFFHLIFIPNFLKSGDTVIGLTFYGAFVHTEQTVTKDRFLLITIAPFLFLSVFFPLFLSILGILTGKMLVFIILNSLGASLDILGFFLVLVQIPRNAVVRNNGTRTYWKMRKQ; the protein is encoded by the coding sequence GTGGATACTATTAAATTTACTACGAAAATACCCAAATTTAATGAACAAACCCATATTGAGTTATTGAACGATGACTGGAAGCAGCTGAAAGAGCCGAAAAGTCTGACGAACGCGATGCTACTCTCCATGCCTTTTATGGTGATCAATGCCCTTATCTCGATGGGGATCATTTATTTCTTTTCCACTTTTTCGCTGAAGAAATTTTCATTTATTTCTGGAGATTCATTCGTCATAACGATTGATTTAGGTGTTTTCGTTGCGATGGTATTAGTTATAGTCATCCATGAATTTTTCCATTTGATTTTTATTCCTAACTTTTTGAAGTCGGGGGATACCGTTATCGGGCTGACATTTTATGGGGCGTTTGTGCATACGGAACAAACAGTAACGAAAGATAGGTTCCTCCTAATAACGATCGCACCTTTTCTTTTTTTGTCTGTTTTTTTTCCTCTATTTCTATCAATCTTAGGAATATTAACAGGAAAAATGCTTGTTTTTATTATCCTTAATTCACTGGGTGCATCCCTTGATATTCTCGGCTTTTTCTTAGTGCTAGTCCAAATTCCAAGAAATGCAGTAGTAAGAAATAACGGTACAAGAACGTATTGGAAAATGAGAAAACAGTAA
- a CDS encoding amino acid ABC transporter permease yields MNFRWDLIAEYAPFFLKGTLLTIGLSVASIIIGSVLGLFIGLGKMMRKKLWALPFHWYINFFRGTPLMVQILLIHFAVVPAFLGTTNAVVAAILALSLNSAAYVAEIFRAGIQSIDKGQMEAARSLGMTNGQAMRFVILPQAIKRMIPPLGNEFIVLIKDSSLAALIAAPELMYWGRAMQGQYMRPWEPYLTAAVIYLVLTLTLNFLLNRVERRLATE; encoded by the coding sequence ATGAATTTTAGGTGGGATCTGATCGCAGAATACGCTCCCTTTTTTCTAAAGGGAACTTTGTTAACCATTGGCCTTTCGGTCGCAAGTATTATCATCGGTTCGGTACTTGGTTTATTTATCGGTTTGGGGAAAATGATGCGAAAAAAGCTGTGGGCACTTCCGTTTCACTGGTATATCAACTTTTTCAGAGGCACACCGTTAATGGTGCAAATCTTATTAATTCATTTTGCAGTCGTACCGGCCTTTTTAGGTACGACCAATGCGGTCGTTGCAGCCATTTTGGCGCTTTCGTTAAACTCTGCCGCGTATGTAGCGGAAATATTCCGCGCCGGAATTCAATCGATTGACAAGGGGCAGATGGAGGCGGCACGTTCGCTAGGCATGACAAATGGACAAGCCATGAGGTTTGTTATTTTGCCGCAAGCAATCAAAAGAATGATTCCACCGCTGGGCAATGAATTCATTGTCTTAATTAAAGATTCTTCGCTCGCTGCGTTAATTGCCGCCCCGGAGCTAATGTACTGGGGCCGTGCGATGCAAGGTCAATATATGCGCCCATGGGAGCCCTATTTGACTGCTGCCGTTATTTATCTTGTTTTAACCCTCACACTAAACTTCCTGTTAAACCGTGTTGAAAGGAGGCTGGCAACCGAATGA
- a CDS encoding amino acid ABC transporter ATP-binding protein, translated as MIEVRNLKKSFGINEVLKDINVIVKPQEVVVVIGPSGSGKSTFLRCINMLETITGGHVLIEGIDLTDKKTDINKIRTEVGMVFQQFNLFPHKKVIDNIMLAPMKVRNVPAEKARAKGLELLKKVGLADKADAYPDSLSGGQKQRVAIARALAMEPKIMLFDEPTSALDPEMVGEVLEVMKQLAKEGMTMVVVTHEMGFAKEVGDRVIFMDGGLIVEENIPSELFDHPQEERTKAFLSKVL; from the coding sequence ATGATTGAAGTAAGAAATTTAAAAAAGTCGTTTGGCATCAACGAGGTTCTCAAGGATATCAATGTCATCGTTAAACCGCAAGAAGTCGTTGTCGTGATTGGGCCTTCGGGCTCGGGAAAATCAACGTTCCTTCGCTGCATAAATATGCTCGAAACGATTACCGGCGGGCACGTCCTTATTGAAGGGATTGATTTAACGGACAAAAAAACAGACATCAATAAGATCCGGACGGAAGTAGGAATGGTGTTCCAGCAGTTTAACCTTTTTCCGCATAAAAAGGTCATCGATAATATTATGCTCGCCCCGATGAAAGTAAGGAATGTACCTGCAGAAAAGGCAAGAGCGAAAGGGTTGGAACTTTTGAAAAAGGTCGGGCTGGCTGACAAGGCGGATGCCTATCCTGATTCATTATCTGGCGGCCAAAAGCAGCGGGTGGCCATTGCCAGAGCCTTAGCGATGGAGCCAAAAATCATGCTGTTTGATGAACCAACCTCCGCGCTTGACCCGGAAATGGTTGGTGAGGTTCTCGAGGTTATGAAACAACTGGCCAAGGAGGGAATGACAATGGTAGTGGTGACGCACGAAATGGGCTTTGCCAAAGAAGTAGGCGACAGGGTTATTTTCATGGATGGCGGCCTCATTGTCGAAGAAAACATCCCAAGCGAGTTGTTCGATCATCCGCAGGAAGAACGGACAAAAGCGTTTTTGAGTAAGGTGCTTTAA
- a CDS encoding dynamin family protein, with product MALEKQLIQKAYYNMFINEQEDIHPVRVLGEVFQEEAKQDLPDLSSIRYAQGEVYYHHKDYETAIFKWENISNELAPWAKKNTADAYLELGLLSTAEDIYTAIETDDPTLTAEVALQLFSLYIERGKLAAAISTIKKTIATNPDYPNVTEIARTFFEEQQDWDNAVELAITEAKRTESLEWFDILNTYIKNGVTKSHAPNYFTQGLILLFSLDKRKFEQLVSSLWDSYKNEESYFTWLSEINHLLLNLELNRDENWTELSNLHKEHYFSLIEGKYFIKVLQDFIPDLLTNWFRLADRANVVLSSAAVLSWNELFPATISTSIVSEAEKLISLTETDMDELDECLTLFDSIMSWAEAHDMGENNRIKWLVDQLVDFDTQHLFITGLSGTGKSTFVNTVLGEDLQDSPTSSMVMFAHASESEITEITDREIISLPEFSDFQDRMDRRRNALESIIEFKHPNAFLQDNRVAFIDTPGLKGALHYDRYEVLKHLQIADSILFVIDANVPFTEKEQAALKQIQELAPDIPIHFLLSKMDTIAGEQVALRIFDETRAKIHSYLPDSKVFAFSSQYEGGQQLQELTEFIQSIKNTRNIEDKRLAKLLYFIRTTIAGLLQKRLDVENQLVESVRWNEEMLMKLNGAVNQLKDTEIQKAKAITKSYRGIKEKIEKDLSDHLPKMLQECSSLIKDDSNFSKIHLELNEEMNRRIQDYLEQTVMPKFYRSLQDWIEACKAEFDQGQEFLNEMAEGFNQMYGEERLKFDCDFKILDDWRRDTDRMTSRFQLETVNILLRRTPSQFLLKSAGKLFGAISQNKALLYNKYKAFVENEDYSEAIAAVSKQFFQPFELFEKSLERDITLFFRDPLTVLNRSVEEARSGIQSNQEMLNKMNANPEMFRDPLTLFDVRLRQFEWMTVAGKGMQTIY from the coding sequence ATGGCATTAGAGAAGCAATTGATACAAAAGGCCTATTATAATATGTTCATAAATGAGCAAGAAGATATACATCCGGTTCGTGTCCTCGGCGAGGTATTTCAGGAGGAGGCAAAGCAGGATCTGCCTGATTTATCGTCCATCCGCTATGCGCAGGGAGAAGTATATTATCATCATAAAGATTACGAAACGGCCATTTTTAAATGGGAAAACATTTCCAATGAGCTTGCGCCATGGGCAAAGAAAAATACAGCGGATGCTTACCTAGAGCTGGGATTGCTTTCAACGGCTGAGGATATTTACACAGCAATTGAAACCGATGATCCTACATTAACGGCAGAGGTAGCCCTACAGTTATTTTCGCTGTACATCGAGCGGGGGAAGTTAGCGGCAGCCATTTCAACAATTAAAAAGACAATTGCTACTAACCCTGATTATCCGAATGTTACCGAAATTGCCCGCACCTTTTTTGAAGAACAGCAGGATTGGGATAATGCTGTCGAACTGGCAATAACCGAAGCTAAGCGTACGGAATCACTCGAATGGTTTGACATACTAAACACGTATATAAAAAACGGTGTTACGAAAAGCCATGCGCCAAATTATTTTACTCAAGGTTTGATCCTTCTATTTAGTTTGGATAAAAGAAAGTTTGAACAGCTCGTTTCTTCATTGTGGGACAGCTACAAGAACGAGGAATCATATTTTACATGGCTAAGTGAGATCAACCATCTATTATTAAACCTTGAACTCAATCGAGATGAAAACTGGACAGAGCTATCAAACCTTCATAAGGAACACTATTTTAGCTTAATTGAAGGAAAATATTTTATTAAAGTGCTGCAGGATTTTATCCCTGACTTACTAACAAACTGGTTCAGGCTGGCCGATCGGGCAAATGTAGTCTTGTCTTCGGCTGCTGTACTCTCATGGAATGAGTTATTTCCGGCTACCATTAGTACGTCGATTGTTAGTGAAGCGGAAAAATTAATCAGCCTGACGGAAACAGACATGGATGAACTTGATGAGTGTTTGACACTTTTTGATTCTATTATGAGCTGGGCAGAAGCACATGATATGGGTGAGAACAATCGGATCAAATGGCTTGTTGACCAATTAGTTGATTTTGATACCCAGCATCTTTTTATAACCGGGCTAAGCGGAACGGGAAAATCCACATTTGTGAATACTGTTCTTGGCGAGGATTTACAGGATAGCCCGACCTCGTCTATGGTGATGTTTGCACATGCCTCTGAAAGTGAAATCACGGAAATAACAGATAGAGAGATTATTAGTTTGCCTGAGTTTTCTGATTTTCAGGATCGAATGGACCGCCGCCGCAATGCACTAGAATCAATCATCGAGTTTAAGCACCCAAACGCCTTTTTACAGGATAATAGAGTGGCATTCATCGATACCCCCGGGTTAAAAGGTGCCCTTCATTATGATCGGTATGAGGTGTTGAAGCATCTGCAAATTGCTGATTCCATTCTTTTTGTCATTGATGCGAATGTCCCTTTTACTGAAAAAGAACAGGCAGCTCTTAAGCAGATTCAGGAGTTAGCACCGGATATACCGATCCATTTTCTGTTGAGTAAAATGGATACGATTGCGGGTGAGCAGGTGGCCCTTCGCATTTTTGATGAAACGCGGGCAAAGATTCATTCTTATTTGCCTGATTCAAAAGTGTTTGCTTTTTCTTCCCAATATGAAGGTGGTCAGCAACTGCAGGAATTAACAGAGTTTATTCAATCGATTAAGAATACAAGAAATATTGAGGATAAACGGCTGGCGAAGCTGCTTTACTTTATTCGGACAACGATTGCCGGCCTGCTGCAAAAACGACTTGATGTCGAGAATCAACTGGTTGAATCGGTACGCTGGAATGAAGAAATGTTGATGAAATTAAATGGAGCGGTTAACCAGCTGAAGGATACGGAAATCCAAAAGGCTAAGGCAATTACGAAGTCCTATCGTGGTATTAAGGAAAAGATTGAAAAGGACCTTTCTGATCATCTTCCGAAAATGCTTCAAGAGTGTTCATCTTTAATCAAGGATGATAGCAATTTTAGTAAGATTCATTTAGAGCTTAATGAGGAAATGAATCGCAGGATTCAAGATTACTTAGAACAAACAGTTATGCCGAAGTTTTACCGCTCGCTGCAGGATTGGATAGAAGCTTGCAAAGCGGAATTTGACCAAGGCCAGGAATTTTTAAATGAGATGGCTGAAGGTTTTAATCAGATGTACGGGGAAGAACGTCTCAAGTTTGATTGTGATTTTAAAATCCTCGATGATTGGCGCCGTGATACTGACCGGATGACAAGCCGTTTTCAGCTTGAAACTGTCAATATCCTGCTCCGCCGGACACCATCACAGTTTTTACTGAAAAGCGCCGGGAAGCTGTTTGGGGCAATATCGCAAAATAAGGCACTTCTATATAATAAATACAAAGCCTTTGTGGAGAATGAGGATTATTCTGAAGCGATTGCAGCAGTCAGTAAGCAATTTTTCCAGCCGTTTGAGCTGTTTGAAAAATCACTCGAACGGGATATCACCTTGTTTTTCAGGGACCCATTAACTGTGTTAAACCGCTCTGTTGAAGAAGCACGCTCCGGGATCCAGTCAAACCAAGAAATGCTAAACAAAATGAACGCAAATCCGGAAATGTTCCGCGATCCACTGACACTGTTTGATGTAAGACTGCGTCAGTTCGAATGGATGACAGTGGCAGGTAAAGGGATGCAAACAATCTATTAA